A window from Cryobacterium sp. PAMC25264 encodes these proteins:
- a CDS encoding TIGR03086 family metal-binding protein, with protein sequence MTTDPDSTTASSTAMTDASPGTADIDWFALQKQAHHEFSVRVAAIDDWSAPTPDVEWNVGDLVRHVVQEQQWIPPLLAGLTLAEARRQVEPLGDDLAAEWHTYSARATEAWQDAQADAPVQLSYDTVTVLDYLREQVSDVTIHSWDLARATAADEGLDHTLVDAVWTVFEPQRDALEASGLFDSPVPMPEDAPLQSRLLALTGRDDRR encoded by the coding sequence GTGACTACAGACCCCGACAGCACAACCGCATCCTCGACGGCCATGACGGACGCGTCACCGGGCACAGCCGACATCGACTGGTTCGCCCTGCAGAAGCAGGCCCACCATGAATTCAGCGTGCGCGTGGCCGCCATCGACGACTGGAGCGCCCCGACCCCGGACGTCGAGTGGAATGTGGGTGACCTCGTGCGCCACGTCGTGCAGGAGCAGCAGTGGATTCCGCCGCTCCTGGCCGGCCTCACCCTCGCCGAGGCCAGGCGTCAGGTCGAACCGCTCGGCGACGACCTCGCCGCGGAGTGGCACACCTACTCGGCACGCGCCACGGAGGCTTGGCAGGATGCGCAGGCGGACGCCCCGGTGCAGCTCTCCTACGACACCGTCACGGTGCTGGACTACCTGCGCGAGCAGGTGTCCGACGTGACGATCCACTCCTGGGACCTGGCCAGGGCCACGGCCGCCGACGAGGGTCTGGATCACACCCTGGTCGACGCGGTCTGGACGGTCTTCGAACCGCAGCGTGACGCCCTGGAAGCCAGCGGCCTGTTCGACTCGCCCGTTCCGAT